One genomic window of Phragmitibacter flavus includes the following:
- a CDS encoding Gfo/Idh/MocA family protein: protein MSRKIRYGMIGGGRGAFIGGVHRIAANIDGQIELVCGAFSSDPQRSKDSGADFFLSADRCYGSFEEMITKEAALPADQRMDFVSIVTPNHVHFPAAKAALEGGFHVLSDKPATLNLEEAKALAEIVEKSGKLYGLTHNYTGYPMVKQAREMVSSGQLGKIRKVVVEYPQGWLATRIEASGQKQAEWRTDPKRSGAAGCIGDIGTHAENLAEYITGLKISELAADITSFVEGRQLDDDGNVLLRFDNGAKGILHASQISVGEENNLNIRIYGEKGGLEWRQQEPNTLLAKWNDQPTQIYRTASGYLCQAAAAAGRIPGGHPEGYLEAFANIYRNFAAHVRSEIDGTAPDANVLDYPKIEDGVRGMAFIEAVVQSSAENAAWTKLNA, encoded by the coding sequence ATGAGCAGAAAAATTCGTTACGGCATGATCGGCGGCGGTCGCGGTGCCTTCATTGGCGGCGTGCATCGCATTGCAGCAAACATTGATGGTCAGATTGAACTGGTCTGTGGCGCATTTTCATCCGATCCCCAGCGTTCGAAAGACAGCGGTGCGGATTTCTTTCTGTCAGCCGACCGTTGCTACGGAAGCTTTGAGGAAATGATCACCAAAGAAGCCGCGCTGCCTGCTGATCAACGCATGGATTTTGTGTCCATCGTCACGCCCAATCACGTCCACTTCCCTGCTGCCAAAGCCGCACTCGAAGGAGGCTTTCACGTGCTCAGCGACAAACCTGCCACCTTAAATCTTGAAGAAGCCAAGGCCCTGGCGGAGATCGTGGAAAAAAGCGGCAAACTCTACGGACTCACCCACAACTACACTGGCTATCCGATGGTGAAACAAGCCCGCGAGATGGTGTCGAGCGGCCAACTGGGCAAAATCCGCAAGGTCGTGGTGGAGTATCCGCAGGGATGGCTCGCCACACGCATTGAAGCAAGTGGACAAAAACAGGCCGAGTGGCGCACCGATCCCAAACGCTCCGGAGCCGCTGGTTGCATCGGCGACATCGGCACCCATGCTGAAAACCTCGCCGAATACATCACCGGATTGAAAATTTCCGAACTCGCCGCCGACATCACTTCATTTGTTGAAGGTCGTCAATTGGATGACGATGGCAACGTTCTGCTCCGTTTCGACAACGGGGCCAAGGGCATCCTTCACGCTTCCCAAATCAGCGTTGGAGAAGAGAACAATCTGAACATCCGCATCTACGGCGAAAAAGGTGGACTCGAATGGCGGCAGCAGGAGCCCAACACCCTGCTTGCCAAATGGAACGATCAACCCACTCAAATTTACCGCACCGCCAGCGGTTATCTTTGTCAGGCTGCAGCGGCTGCCGGCCGAATTCCTGGGGGCCATCCCGAGGGTTACCTTGAAGCGTTTGCCAACATCTATCGCAATTTCGCCGCGCATGTTCGCAGCGAAATCGACGGCACCGCTCCCGATGCCAATGTTCTCGACTATCCCAAGATTGAAGACGGAGTGCGCGGCATGGCGTTCATCGAAGCCGTGGTTCAATCCTCCGCCGAGAACGCTGCCTGGACCAAACTCAACGCCTAG
- a CDS encoding ammonium transporter, with translation MMVCAALVFFMNLGFACVETGLTQAKNTVNILFKNAIIPCIGILTYALIGFNLMYPGFGEGDNLWFKFAGFGITTDEAGITSAYNAGYTYWTDFLFQAMFAATTATIVSGAVAERVKLSSFMVFTVIFVAIVYPLAGSWKWGNGWANQMATPFYDFAGSTLVHSVGGWGALAGAIILGARRGKYVDGKIKPILGHSMPLATLGVFILWLGWFGFNGGSVLSADPGLVSLTLVTTSMSAAAGGFAASIVSWIFFKKPDLSMTLNGILAGLVGITAGADQMSPMTATYIGLISGALVFFSVLFFDKIKIDDPVGAISVHLVCGIFGTLAVGLFGAKAGGEQLMSQIKGVAVYGAFTFVVTLILFSVIKLVMGLRVSPEEESEGLDIGEHGGVAYDIPPAK, from the coding sequence ATGATGGTTTGCGCCGCGCTGGTGTTCTTCATGAACCTCGGCTTTGCCTGCGTTGAAACCGGTCTCACCCAGGCCAAAAACACGGTCAACATCCTCTTCAAGAACGCCATCATTCCCTGCATCGGTATCCTTACCTATGCTTTGATCGGCTTTAACTTGATGTATCCGGGATTCGGCGAAGGAGATAATTTATGGTTCAAGTTTGCCGGATTTGGCATTACCACGGACGAAGCCGGTATCACCTCCGCCTACAATGCGGGTTACACCTACTGGACTGACTTCCTGTTCCAGGCCATGTTCGCCGCCACCACCGCCACCATCGTTTCCGGTGCTGTCGCAGAACGCGTCAAACTCTCCTCCTTCATGGTGTTCACCGTGATCTTCGTCGCCATTGTCTACCCACTCGCAGGCAGCTGGAAATGGGGCAACGGTTGGGCCAACCAAATGGCCACTCCGTTCTATGACTTTGCAGGTTCCACCTTGGTTCACTCCGTGGGCGGTTGGGGCGCGCTTGCAGGTGCCATCATCCTTGGAGCTCGTCGCGGCAAATATGTCGACGGCAAAATCAAGCCTATCCTTGGTCACAGCATGCCACTCGCCACTCTTGGCGTGTTCATCCTCTGGCTCGGCTGGTTCGGCTTCAACGGCGGTTCCGTTCTGTCCGCTGATCCTGGTTTGGTTTCTCTGACCTTGGTCACCACCTCCATGTCTGCTGCTGCTGGCGGTTTTGCCGCGAGCATCGTTTCCTGGATCTTCTTCAAGAAGCCCGATTTATCCATGACCCTCAACGGCATCCTTGCCGGTCTCGTCGGCATCACCGCAGGTGCGGATCAGATGTCCCCGATGACCGCCACCTACATCGGCCTCATCAGTGGCGCCCTGGTGTTCTTCTCGGTGCTGTTCTTCGACAAAATCAAAATTGATGATCCAGTTGGTGCCATTTCCGTTCACTTGGTTTGCGGTATTTTCGGCACCCTCGCCGTTGGCCTCTTCGGTGCCAAAGCCGGTGGCGAACAGCTCATGAGCCAGATCAAAGGCGTCGCCGTTTACGGTGCATTCACCTTCGTGGTGACCCTGATCCTGTTCTCGGTGATCAAACTGGTCATGGGACTGCGTGTTTCTCCTGAAGAAGAGTCCGAAGGACTCGACATTGGCGAACACGGTGGTGTTGCTTACGACATCCCCCCTGCCAAATGA
- a CDS encoding ammonium transporter: protein MIQTIRQRVLAAALGAAFFVTGAIHAQETAPAPVPAPAPVVEAEAPAAEAPADGPTVEQRLYDLEAYIKNGAPGKDGDVEWTSNIAGPGPGHSAWQMTSSALVLFMTLPGLALFYGGLVRKKNVLSVLAQCLGLAGLVTILWWAVGYSLSFSGGGPFLGDTAMAFLKGVEPGASGAGYYWISDSMWVVFQLTFAIITPALIVGAIAERMKFISVLVFSAIWMFAVYFPFAHMVWGGTGFMCGPLNADAGIKAIDFAGGTVVHMTSGWSALVLCIILGKRKGYGKEPLTPHSMVLCMVGTGMLWVGWYGFNAGSALGADALAANAFMTTTLCAAVASFVWGITEWIFRGKPSVLGFCSGVVAGLVVITPAAGFVTANSAVIMGVIAGIVPFIAVMGIKKMLGYDDSLDTFGIHGVGGTIGAILTGVFADPAVNSVVEPLKDGLLMEQIKSVLLTIVWSVVATTVIALIVKFTVGLRCSDDVEEAGLDLPEHGEAGYEH, encoded by the coding sequence ATGATCCAAACCATTCGCCAGCGCGTCCTCGCCGCAGCTCTAGGAGCTGCGTTTTTTGTCACCGGAGCCATCCATGCTCAGGAAACTGCCCCCGCTCCAGTCCCAGCTCCGGCTCCCGTGGTCGAAGCAGAGGCACCAGCCGCAGAAGCCCCCGCCGACGGCCCAACCGTCGAACAACGACTTTACGATTTGGAAGCCTACATCAAGAACGGCGCTCCTGGGAAAGATGGTGATGTCGAGTGGACCTCGAATATTGCTGGCCCCGGTCCCGGTCACAGTGCATGGCAGATGACCAGCAGCGCTTTGGTGCTGTTCATGACCCTGCCCGGTCTCGCCCTTTTCTACGGCGGTCTGGTTCGCAAGAAAAACGTGTTGAGCGTTCTTGCTCAATGCCTTGGACTTGCCGGATTGGTGACCATCCTGTGGTGGGCAGTGGGATACAGCCTTTCATTCAGCGGCGGCGGTCCGTTTCTTGGTGACACGGCCATGGCCTTCCTCAAAGGCGTTGAACCCGGTGCCTCAGGTGCAGGCTATTACTGGATCTCCGACAGCATGTGGGTGGTGTTTCAATTGACCTTCGCCATCATCACTCCGGCACTGATCGTTGGAGCCATTGCTGAGCGCATGAAGTTCATCTCCGTGCTGGTATTCTCCGCCATCTGGATGTTCGCTGTGTATTTCCCTTTTGCCCACATGGTCTGGGGCGGCACCGGTTTCATGTGCGGTCCTCTCAACGCGGACGCGGGCATCAAAGCCATCGATTTTGCAGGCGGCACCGTCGTTCACATGACCTCTGGTTGGAGCGCCCTGGTTCTCTGCATCATCCTTGGTAAACGCAAAGGCTACGGCAAAGAGCCCCTCACCCCACACAGCATGGTGCTTTGTATGGTCGGCACCGGCATGCTTTGGGTCGGATGGTATGGTTTTAACGCCGGTTCCGCACTTGGTGCCGACGCCCTTGCAGCCAACGCCTTCATGACCACGACGCTTTGCGCCGCCGTTGCCTCCTTTGTCTGGGGCATCACCGAATGGATCTTCCGTGGTAAACCTAGCGTTCTTGGTTTCTGCTCCGGTGTGGTGGCAGGTTTGGTGGTCATTACCCCTGCTGCTGGTTTCGTCACCGCCAATTCGGCCGTCATCATGGGTGTGATTGCTGGTATCGTTCCGTTCATCGCCGTCATGGGCATCAAGAAAATGCTCGGTTATGACGACTCCCTCGACACCTTTGGCATCCACGGCGTGGGCGGCACCATCGGCGCCATCCTCACCGGTGTGTTTGCTGATCCTGCGGTGAACAGCGTGGTTGAGCCACTCAAAGACGGCCTTCTGATGGAGCAAATCAAATCCGTTCTCCTTACCATCGTGTGGAGCGTGGTCGCCACCACCGTGATCGCTCTGATCGTGAAATTCACCGTCGGTCTGCGTTGCAGCGATGACGTGGAAGAAGCCGGCCTTGACCTTCCTGAACACGGCGAAGCAGGTTACGAACACTAA
- a CDS encoding alpha/beta hydrolase, which produces MSCSSHLKSAGDSSPGKVVTAPGFKVWRNAVYTPEGWPEALRADIYEPKGDGPWPGVLLIHGGGWAKTDRRSDMESIAGRLARRGYVVMNATYRLAPKYHYPAPVQDLQEAMRWFRARGDTFNLDPRPMAVFGYSAGGHLAALLGSMDDPNTPPIKAVVAGGAPVDLRKYPGPGLIADFIGGVMTEYPDAYVEASPVTHISPDDPPVFLYHGGFDLLVRSDQPVDYRKALTAAGVPNELFWIRGRGHVIGFLSDGAAVRAAIKFLDRQFR; this is translated from the coding sequence ATGTCGTGCTCTTCGCATTTGAAGAGTGCTGGGGACTCGAGTCCGGGCAAGGTGGTGACGGCTCCTGGGTTCAAGGTGTGGCGTAATGCCGTTTACACGCCGGAAGGCTGGCCCGAGGCTTTGAGGGCTGATATCTATGAACCGAAAGGCGATGGGCCATGGCCCGGGGTGTTGTTGATTCATGGTGGTGGTTGGGCCAAGACCGATCGGCGCAGTGACATGGAATCCATCGCGGGTCGTCTGGCACGTCGCGGTTATGTGGTGATGAATGCCACCTACCGGCTGGCCCCGAAATATCATTATCCGGCACCGGTTCAAGATTTGCAGGAGGCCATGCGCTGGTTCCGCGCACGAGGGGACACCTTCAATCTCGATCCACGTCCCATGGCGGTGTTTGGCTACTCGGCGGGGGGGCATCTGGCGGCGTTGCTCGGTTCTATGGATGATCCGAACACTCCACCAATCAAGGCGGTGGTCGCCGGTGGGGCGCCAGTCGATTTGCGGAAGTATCCCGGCCCGGGGTTGATTGCTGATTTCATCGGTGGAGTGATGACCGAATATCCGGATGCGTATGTTGAGGCTTCGCCGGTCACTCATATTTCGCCGGATGATCCGCCAGTATTTCTCTATCACGGTGGCTTTGATCTTCTGGTGCGCAGTGATCAACCGGTGGATTATCGCAAGGCTCTCACTGCGGCGGGAGTTCCCAATGAATTATTCTGGATACGAGGACGGGGCCATGTGATCGGGTTCTTGTCTGATGGAGCCGCCGTCCGCGCGGCCATCAAGTTCCTCGACAGACAATTTCGGTGA
- a CDS encoding site-2 protease family protein yields the protein MKRWSFSIATVAGTEVRIHATFLLLLAFIGWQASQVGGLEAARNAVLFIVAMFACVLLHEFGHVFAARRYGILTPDITLLPIGGLARLERMPKEPVQELVVALAGPAVNVVIAGLIIGSIQVMPPVSFDIDPHGRSFFVQLAQWNIIMVLFNMIPAFPMDGGRVLRAVLAMLTGNYAKSTQWAATIGQGFAVIGAVAAMFFFKNPFLIIIAIFIFLSAGQEAAYVNEQESMDGMKVRDAMMTNFQTLGDHSRLQDAVTLLLAGSQHDFPVVDRGGGFVGLLRRKNLISALSEHGPQHPVAEVMESCDILLEPQQALTEAMDKLRQSECPALPVMDPLGGGLRGLLTAENIGEMIMVRSAMMNRDDRLG from the coding sequence ATGAAACGCTGGTCATTTTCTATCGCCACGGTCGCTGGCACCGAGGTTCGCATTCATGCGACCTTTCTTCTGCTGCTTGCATTTATTGGCTGGCAGGCGTCCCAGGTTGGGGGGCTTGAAGCGGCGCGCAATGCCGTGCTTTTTATCGTGGCGATGTTTGCCTGCGTGCTGCTGCATGAATTTGGGCACGTGTTTGCCGCTCGCAGATACGGGATTTTGACTCCTGACATCACGCTGCTGCCCATTGGTGGGCTGGCGAGGCTGGAACGCATGCCTAAAGAACCTGTTCAGGAATTGGTGGTCGCTTTGGCAGGCCCAGCGGTGAACGTGGTGATTGCCGGGTTGATCATCGGATCGATCCAGGTGATGCCACCGGTATCGTTCGATATTGATCCGCATGGACGGAGCTTTTTTGTGCAACTGGCGCAGTGGAACATCATCATGGTGCTGTTCAACATGATTCCGGCGTTTCCGATGGATGGCGGCAGGGTGTTGCGTGCCGTATTGGCGATGTTGACGGGGAACTACGCGAAGTCCACCCAGTGGGCTGCGACGATCGGCCAGGGTTTTGCGGTGATCGGAGCAGTGGCTGCGATGTTCTTTTTCAAGAACCCTTTTCTTATCATCATCGCCATCTTCATCTTTTTAAGTGCCGGCCAGGAGGCGGCATATGTGAACGAACAGGAAAGCATGGATGGGATGAAGGTGAGGGATGCCATGATGACCAATTTTCAGACGCTGGGTGATCATTCACGGCTGCAGGACGCGGTGACGTTATTACTGGCCGGTTCGCAGCATGATTTTCCGGTGGTGGATCGGGGAGGGGGTTTTGTTGGATTGTTGCGGCGCAAGAACCTCATCAGCGCCTTGTCGGAGCACGGTCCTCAACATCCGGTAGCAGAGGTGATGGAGTCCTGCGACATTTTACTGGAACCGCAGCAGGCCTTGACCGAAGCGATGGACAAGCTGCGGCAAAGTGAATGTCCGGCCTTGCCAGTGATGGACCCACTGGGTGGCGGGTTACGAGGATTGCTTACTGCCGAAAATATCGGCGAAATGATTATGGTGCGCAGTGCCATGATGAATCGGGATGACCGGCTTGGATGA